The region CGCTTTTGCAACAACTTTACCTGCAGCTGCCGTGGTTTTTACCGGAGCGGTCTTAACAGCCGCTACAGCTTTTACCGAGCTCTGTTTGCTCACTTCAGCTGCGGTTAGTTTTTTCCCTTCCGGGATGTTATTCAGCGTGTAATAAGCTGTAGGATGTACCAGGTTAAAGTAACCCTCTTTATCGCGGATGCCGTCAAGCGTTATGGTGTGGATATAGTACCTGCGCAGGTTATTAACCACTATGCGTGCTTTCAGTCCGTCCTCTGACACCTTCACACCTGTAACTGCGCATTTCTCGGTATTAACCGGCGGGCTGCCGTATACACCATGGTATTTATAAATGTAGCTATCTACCTTGTAAGAAGCCAGGTCTTCTGCAACCTTCCTGTCTACAGGTTTAGTAAACTCTATTTCGAAACCGTCAGGCATGGCCCTTATAGCGCGCATTTCAAACGGGATGTGGTTGTTCCACACCAAACGCTGTAGGCCCATGGTAGCCTCCCCTGCAGATCCCCAGCCACGGTTGGTTTCGCCGGCTGCTAAAGATCCGTCGGGCAACCAGGCTAGCCTTACTACACCCGACTGAAAACCGCTACGGAATGCCCATGCTGCACCCTGGTACTCGCCGTTCACTTTCTCCAGAAAAATGCGGTCTACCATGCTCTGCCCCTGGTCGCACACCAGCAGCTGGCCGGAAAACGGACCAAAGGCGCCTTCCGGGATCTTTACGATCTCGGAGTTGGATATCCCCAGGATACCATGAGGCAACCATACAGCTGGCAGTTGCAGTTCTGGAATTTCTTTTTTGGCTTCGAATTCTGTTTTAAACTTTTCGTTCTCAATGTTCAATGGTTTAAAAGGCTGGCCGCTCTTATCGAATTCTATCCTCGGGTTGTTCATGGAGAAAAACTTTTCGGAAGTCAGCTTCAACGGTGAATTAGGCAGATTGGTCCACACCAAACTAGCCGGGTGCCCCATAAAACTACCTTTGTTAACCGGCATGATACTGCCCGAGCCAACCCAGTCGCCCTGGTTGTCGCTGTACCAAAGCTGCCCGTCTATCATACTGATGCCGCAAGGCGAGCGGAAACCCGCTGCCCATGGGGTAACTTTACCATCTTCGGTAATGTTAAGCGCCCAGCCGCGGTACGGTACAAAGCTTTTAGGATGCCACCAATCCGGCGGGAAGCCAAGATTAAGTGTTACAAAGAAACTTCCGTCCGGAGCCAACTTAGGGCCAAAGCTGTACTCGTGGTAATTGCCGGAGAGAGGCCAGGCGTAAACCGTTTCAAATACGTCGGCTTTACCATCCATGTTGGTATCAACCAGTTTGGTCAGTTCACCGCGTTGTACCACGTATAAAGCGCCATCTTTATAAGCCGCTCCTAAAACCTCATGTAAGCCCGATGCAAACTTGCGGAAGAACGGCCGTTGACTGGTCGGGTTCTCTACAATAAATATATCGCCACGGCGGGTAGTTACCGCCAGGCTGCCATTTGGCAGAGTGCACAGGCCCCCAACTTCCAGTATGGTACCTTCGGGTGCCGGCACTTTCATGATCTTAAAAAAGTCGTCTTCTTTCGGAGACTCAGCCTGGGCAAATACTTTCGCGCTTCCTCCCAGCAACATGCAGGTTAATACGCCAATTGCAAACCTGCCCATCATTTGTTTATATAAATTCATCATCAGCTGTCTCGTTAAAAAATGATAGAATAGGTTAATTTTTGTTTTATCGGGATAAGCAGTTCCTGCATTCCCCCTACGCTACGGATGGCCGCCTTTTCGCCTGCGGCATCATCCAGCCTGATGTAGTATTGGTCGTCCACCTCGTACCAGCCGTTCTTTAGCTGTTCTATTTTGTTGCCCTGCGCCAGGTGGAACATAGCACCCGGAATTGAACCATTTACCGCAACGGTGCGTTGTAAGCCTTGCCCGCCTGTTATAACTGTACTGGCATCCGCAACGCTTGCGCCGTATAGCTGGTATTTAAACGTTGGCCTGCCATCTGCATCCAGCACATATCCTTTCGGGCGATAAGCTGTACCCGCTGTGTCTGCAGGCCATGTAGCGTCGGCCGTAGTCAGCTTTGCAATTGCAGGCACTGCTTTGCCAAAAAACTGTGTTGAGCCTGCTGCCCTTGATGATCCGTCCCCGCGTTCGTGCCACATCGGGGTGGCATCCAGGAAGCCGCCGCGCCAAAGCTGAACGATCATGCCTTTATCCATATCAAAAGTATAATGCAGCTGATCTGTGCTGCCTACGTTTACCCCGTGAGTTACCCGGTAATTGCCCGGCAAATCAGTAAAGCTGCGCAGGATGGTATTCTCCGTAGCGTTGATCAGGATAGGATCAACAGGATCGTTATTGCTAACGTTTGCAT is a window of Mucilaginibacter terrenus DNA encoding:
- a CDS encoding c-type cytochrome, whose product is MMNLYKQMMGRFAIGVLTCMLLGGSAKVFAQAESPKEDDFFKIMKVPAPEGTILEVGGLCTLPNGSLAVTTRRGDIFIVENPTSQRPFFRKFASGLHEVLGAAYKDGALYVVQRGELTKLVDTNMDGKADVFETVYAWPLSGNYHEYSFGPKLAPDGSFFVTLNLGFPPDWWHPKSFVPYRGWALNITEDGKVTPWAAGFRSPCGISMIDGQLWYSDNQGDWVGSGSIMPVNKGSFMGHPASLVWTNLPNSPLKLTSEKFFSMNNPRIEFDKSGQPFKPLNIENEKFKTEFEAKKEIPELQLPAVWLPHGILGISNSEIVKIPEGAFGPFSGQLLVCDQGQSMVDRIFLEKVNGEYQGAAWAFRSGFQSGVVRLAWLPDGSLAAGETNRGWGSAGEATMGLQRLVWNNHIPFEMRAIRAMPDGFEIEFTKPVDRKVAEDLASYKVDSYIYKYHGVYGSPPVNTEKCAVTGVKVSEDGLKARIVVNNLRRYYIHTITLDGIRDKEGYFNLVHPTAYYTLNNIPEGKKLTAAEVSKQSSVKAVAAVKTAPVKTTAAAGKVVAKALTYDEVKPLLQKNTCLSCHNPNTRQVGPAFKDVAKRKYTVAQIMALIKNPKPEHWPDYSTPMPPMPQVSAQDAQKIATWIRSLNN